A stretch of Schistocerca americana isolate TAMUIC-IGC-003095 chromosome 3, iqSchAmer2.1, whole genome shotgun sequence DNA encodes these proteins:
- the LOC124606175 gene encoding elastin-like, with product MLDFVLVAGVNFGGSPTLLVSPTLPSPPLNQRVSPGVSPGVSPGVSPGVSPGVSPGVSPGVSPGVSPGVSPGVSPGVSPGVSPGVSPGVSPGVSPGVSPGVSPGVSPGVSPGVSPGVSPGVSPGVSPGVSPGVSPGVSPGVSPGVSPGVSPGVSPGVSPGVSPGVSPGVSPGVSPGVSPGVSPGVSPGVSPGVSPGVSPGVSPGVSPGVSPGVSPGVSPGVSPGVSPGVSPGVSPGVSPGVSPGVSPGVSPGVSPGVSPGVSPGVSPGVSPGVSPGVSPGVSPGVSPGVSPGVSPGVSPGVSPGVSPGVSPGVSPGVSPGVSPGVSPGVSPGVSPGVSPGVSPGVSPGVSPGVSPGVSPGVSPGVSPGVSPGVSPGVSPGVSPGVSPGVSPGVSPGVSPGVSPGVSPGVSPGVSPGVSPGVSPGVSPGVSPGVSPGVSPGVSPGVSPGVSPGVSPGVSPGVSPGVSPGVSPGVSPGVSPGVSPGVSPGVSPGVSPGVSPGVSPGVSPGVSPGVSPGVSPGVSPGVSPGVSPGVSPGVSPGVSPGVSPGVSPGVSPGVSPGVSPGVSPGVSPGVSPGVSPGVSPGVSPGVSPGVSPGVSPGVSPGVSPGVSPGVSPGVSPGVSPGVSPGVSPGVSPGVSPGVSPGVSPGVSPGVSPGVSPGVSPGVSPGVSPGVSPGVSPGVSPGVSPGVSPGVSPGVSPGVSPGVSPGVSPGVSPGVSPGVSPGVSPGVSPGVSPGVSPGVSPGVSPGVSPGVSPGVSPGVSPGVSPGVSPGVSPGVSPGVSPGVSPGVSPGVSPGVSPGVSPGVSPGVSPGVSPGVSPGVSPGVSPGVSPGVSPGVSPGVSPGVSPGVSPGVSPGVSPGVSPGVSPGVSPGVSPGVSPGVDLRPPLLRASHPPSPAEHRNTSRPRLFTPALSRPSVLSSPGNDQRQCQHE from the exons ATGCTTGATTTTGTTTTAGTGGCTGGTGTGAATTTTGGTGGTAGTCCAACTCTGTTGGTGTCACCAACATTACCATCACCTCCATTAAACCAAA gagtgtcgccaggagtgtcgccaggagtgtcgccaggagtgtcgccaggagtgtcgccaggagtgtcgccaggagtgtcgccaggagtgtcgccaggagtgtcgccaggagtgtcgccaggagtgtcgccaggagtgtcgccaggagtgtcgccaggagtgtcgccaggagtgtcgccaggagtgtcgccaggagtgtcgccaggagtgtcgccaggagtgtcgccaggagtgtcgccaggagtgtcgccaggagtgtcgccaggagtgtcgccaggagtgtcgccaggagtgtcgccaggagtgtcgccaggagtgtcgccaggagtgtcgccaggagtgtcgccaggagtgtcgccaggagtgtcgccaggagtgtcgccaggagtgtcgccaggagtgtcgccaggagtgtcgccaggagtgtcgccaggagtgtcgccaggagtgtcgccaggagtgtcgccaggagtgtcgccaggagtgtcgccaggagtgtcgccaggagtgtcgccaggagtgtcgccaggagtgtcgccaggagtgtcgccaggagtgtcgccaggagtgtcgccaggagtgtcgccaggagtgtcgccaggagtgtcgccaggagtgtcgccaggagtgtcgccaggagtgtcgccaggagtgtcgccaggagtgtcgccaggagtgtcgccaggagtgtcgccaggagtgtcgccaggagtgtcgccaggagtgtcgccaggagtgtcgccaggagtgtcgccaggagtgtcgccaggagtgtcgccaggagtgtcgccaggagtgtcgccaggagtgtcgccaggagtgtcgccaggagtgtcgccaggagtgtcgccaggagtgtcgccaggagtgtcgccaggagtgtcgccaggagtgtcgccaggagtgtcgccaggagtgtcgccaggagtgtcgccaggagtgtcgccaggagtgtcgccaggagtgtcgccaggagtgtcgccaggagtgtcgccaggagtgtcgccaggagtgtcgccaggagtgtcgccaggagtgtcgccaggagtgtcgccaggagtgtcgccaggagtgtcgccaggagtgtcgccaggagtgtcgccaggagtgtcgccaggagtgtcgccaggagtgtcgccaggagtgtcgccaggagtgtcgccaggagtgtcgccaggagtgtcgccaggagtgtcgccaggagtgtcgccaggagtgtcgccaggagtgtcgccaggagtgtcgccaggagtgtcgccaggagtgtcgccaggagtgtcgccaggagtgtcgccaggagtgtcgccaggagtgtcgccaggagtgtcgccaggagtgtcgccaggagtgtcgccaggagtgtcgccaggagtgtcgccaggagtgtcgccaggagtgtcgccaggagtgtcgccaggagtgtcgccaggagtgtcgccaggagtgtcgccaggagtgtcgccaggagtgtcgccaggagtgtcgccaggagtgtcgccaggagtgtcgccaggagtgtcgccaggagtgtcgccaggagtgtcgccaggagtgtcgccaggagtgtcgccaggagtgtcgccaggagtgtcgccaggagtgtcgccaggagtgtcgccaggagtgtcgccaggagtgtcgccaggagtgtcgccaggagtgtcgccaggagtgtcgccaggagtgtcgccaggagtgtcgccaggagtgtcgccaggagtgtcgccaggagtgtcgccaggagtgtcgccaggagtgtcgccaggagtgtcgccaggagtgtcgccaggagtgtcgccaggagtgtcgccaggagtgtcgccaggagtgtcgccaggagtgtcgccaggagtgtcgccaggagtgtcgccaggagtgtcgccaggagtgtcgccaggagtgtcgccaggagtgtcgccaggagtgtcgccaggagtgtcgccaggagtgtcgccaggagtgtcgccaggagtgtcgccaggagtgtcgccaggagtgtcgccaggagtgtcgccaggagtgtcgccaggagtgtcgccaggagtgtcgccaggagtgtcgccaggagtgtcgccaggagtgtcgccaggagtgtcgccaggagtgtcgccaggagtgtcgccaggagtgtcgccaggagtgtcgccaggagtgtcgccaggagtgtcgccaggagtgtcgccaggagtgtcgccaggagtgtcgccaggagtgtcgccaggagtgtcgccaggagtgtcgccaggagtgtcgccaggagtgtcgccaggagtgtcgccaggagtgtcgccaggagtgtcgccaggagtgtcgccaggagtgtcgccaggagtgtcgccaggagtgtcgccaggagtgtcgccaggagtgtcgccaggagtgtcgccaggagtgtcgccaggagtgtcgccaggagtgtcgccaggagtgtcgccaggagtgtcgccaggagtgtcgccaggagtgtcgccaggagtgtcgccaggagtgtcgccaggagtgtcgccaggagtgtcgccaggagtgtcgccaggagtgtcgccaggagt